Genomic segment of Nitrospirota bacterium:
TCGTACGCCCGGATTTTTTAGCTGACTTGAAGAAACCTATTATTTGGACACTTCACGACATGTGGCCTTTTACGGGAGGATGCTTCTATTGTGGGGAATGTTCTAAATATGAGGACAAATGCGGTAATTGTCCAGTTTTAAATAGTAAACATCCCAGAGACCTTTCATACTGGGGGATGAAGTTTAAGAAAAGATGTTGGGACAATATAGACTTAACGATTGTCTCACCAAGTAGATGGTTGGGGCAATGTGCTCAAAAAAGCACACTTTTTAAAGATAAAAACATTAGAATAATACCATATGGAATTGATACAGACGTGTTCAAGCCGATACAAAAAGAGACCGCCAGAGAAATTTTAAAGCTACCTCCTGACAAAAAAATAATCTCACTGGGCGCTGTTGTTACAACTGATAAACGTAAAGGATATCAGTATCTTACGGAGGCAGTACGAAACAATCAGTGCAATTTCGATGTCTTAACCTTTGGGATGCAAGATAAAAATAACCAGCTTAATATTAACACTACAGTATATGATATGGGCTTTGTAAAAAATGATACGTTACTTTCACTAATATATTCGGCTTCGGATTTAATGGTTGTACCGTCTGTGTATGAAAACCTCCCGCAAACTGCCATTGAAGCAATGGCCTGTGCAACACCAGTTGTTGCCTTTAATGCCACAGGTCTGCCAGATGTTGTTGAACACAAGAAAACCGGTTATTTAGCGCAGCCATATGATGCCAATGATTTATACAACGGTATTGCATGGGTACTTGAAGACGAAAACAGATTAAACGAACTGTCAAGTAATGCAGTTGAGCGGGTTAAGACTAATTTCACGTATGCTGTCCAGTCTGAAAGATATGTTGAACTCTATAAAGAGATACTATCCTAAGTTAAGTTTGGATACTTTTCCCACTAACTGCTATAATAGTGTTCAATAATGTATGTATGATAGAAACTTTACTTTGCTCTTAAGGAGGCTTCAGAGTTGAAAATAGCAATAACCGGACTTGTAAACTCCGGGAAAACCACCATATTTAATGCGCTAACTGGCCTGAGCCTTGAGACGTCCATATATCCCTCAACACCCTCTGAGCCACATCCCGGGCTTGTTAAAGTGCCAGATATCAGAATTGATACCCTTTCTAAAATCTATAAACCCAAAAAAACCACGTACTCAACCGTAGAGTACACAGACTTTATCGGAATATCAAAGGGCGGACTGCTTCAAAACAGAAAATCATTTGACGCTATAAAAGACGCTGACGCTCTTGTTGAAACCATCAGGGTGTTTAAGGATGAGGCAGTTGTCCATCAGGAAAACTCAATAGATCCGGTTCGTGACGCTATAAATGTAGAGATGGAGCTGATTTTTGCGGACTTTGACCTGGTAGAAAAACGTATCACCAAAATGGAGGATGGCTCTAAGCGGGGTAAAAAACCCGATGAGACAGAAATGAAGCTGCTTCTTAAGTGCAGAGATCTTCTTGAGAAAGAAATTCCACTCAGAGCCGCCGGGTTTTCAGAAACCGAACTTAAAGGACTCCGCCACTTGCAGTTTGTCTCAATAAAGCCTAAAATAATTGTCCTTAATATGGGCGAGGGCGATGCAGAGCCTGTGGACATAGTGTCACAGATAAGCCAAAAACTCAAACTCCCGCCACAGTTTATAATGCCGGTTTATGGCAAAATCGAGATGGAAATAGTGCAGCTCCCACCTGATGAAGCTAAGGAGTTTCTTGATGAGTTAAAAATAGAAGAACCGGCTCTTAATAAATTAATACGTGCCAGTTATTCTTTACTTGGGCTGATTTCTTTTTTAACCTCAGGACAGGACGAGGTGCGGGCATGGACCATTAGAGGCGGCTCTACAGCGCTTGAAGCCGCAGGCAAAATTCACTCCGACATCGAAAGAGGTTTCATCCGGGCTGAAGTCGTCTCCTACACAGATTTCATGGCCGCAGGCACAATGGCTGACGCCCGTAAGGCAGGCACTGTGCGTCTTGAAGGGAAAAATTATGTTGTAAACGATGGAGATATTGTAAATTTTCGTTTTAATGTGTAAAATTAACTCATTTATGCAACCGGAGTTGCAGCTTTTGCCAAAAAACATGGTTTTAAGCTATAATTCCTCTGTATGATTTGTACTAAATTAACGAGTGGATGGGTGTACCTCAGGCAGAGGTGGCGGC
This window contains:
- a CDS encoding glycosyltransferase family 4 protein, which gives rise to MRILHLSTYDTHGGASRAAYRIHKSLPGAGVESSMLVSRKFSSDDDVYVLKSQRSDISLKHRILSKIERLPVKFYNDSQNFSFPLFQEKLKNSVLVNSADIVNLHWILYGFVRPDFLADLKKPIIWTLHDMWPFTGGCFYCGECSKYEDKCGNCPVLNSKHPRDLSYWGMKFKKRCWDNIDLTIVSPSRWLGQCAQKSTLFKDKNIRIIPYGIDTDVFKPIQKETAREILKLPPDKKIISLGAVVTTDKRKGYQYLTEAVRNNQCNFDVLTFGMQDKNNQLNINTTVYDMGFVKNDTLLSLIYSASDLMVVPSVYENLPQTAIEAMACATPVVAFNATGLPDVVEHKKTGYLAQPYDANDLYNGIAWVLEDENRLNELSSNAVERVKTNFTYAVQSERYVELYKEILS
- the ychF gene encoding redox-regulated ATPase YchF, with product MKIAITGLVNSGKTTIFNALTGLSLETSIYPSTPSEPHPGLVKVPDIRIDTLSKIYKPKKTTYSTVEYTDFIGISKGGLLQNRKSFDAIKDADALVETIRVFKDEAVVHQENSIDPVRDAINVEMELIFADFDLVEKRITKMEDGSKRGKKPDETEMKLLLKCRDLLEKEIPLRAAGFSETELKGLRHLQFVSIKPKIIVLNMGEGDAEPVDIVSQISQKLKLPPQFIMPVYGKIEMEIVQLPPDEAKEFLDELKIEEPALNKLIRASYSLLGLISFLTSGQDEVRAWTIRGGSTALEAAGKIHSDIERGFIRAEVVSYTDFMAAGTMADARKAGTVRLEGKNYVVNDGDIVNFRFNV